AACTATACTGTTACGCAAACCTATCAACCGTTGCCAGAAGATGTCGAAGTATCGCCACGTGTCGCACCAGCCGTCTTCGGACTCGGTTTGCTGGAAGCGATTCCTGAAGATGCCATTCTTGCCTACGCAGACGAAGCCGATGCTGATGGAGACGGTATATCTGGAAAGCCCAACCATGTGTGGGATGTTGTCCAACAGCGTTACACCCTTGGTCGTTTCGGATGGAAAGCGAATCAACCGACACTTCTTCAGCAGGTTGCAGCTGCATATAATGACGATATGGGCATAACAACCTCACTGTTTAGGGTTGAAAACTCGGCGGGGCAGTCGCAACTTACTGAACACAGCGCGACACCGGAGGTTAGCGACGAGATTTTAGAAGTCGTCACATTTTACGTTCAAACTCTCGCAGTCCCAGCGCGACGCAACGTGGACGATCCACAGGTCAAACAAGGCGAGCAACTCTTTGCCGAAGCACAGTGTGCGAGTTGTCACATCCCCACGTTAAGAACGGGCGTTTTAGCTGGTGTTCCGTCAGTTAGCAACCAGACAATTCATCCTTACACGGATATGTTGCTACACGACATGGGACCGGAATTAGCAGACAATCGTCCTGATTTTCACGCCAACGGTCGCGAATGGCGGACACCACCCTTGTGGGGTATCGGTTTAGTGAAAAGGGTGAACGGTCATACCAACTTCCTCCATGACGGTAGGGCGCGAGATTTGATGGAAGCGATCCTCTGGCACGGTGGGGAAGCCGAGGCATCTCGGCGAGCCGTTGAACAGATGTCAAAAACAGAACGTGATGCACTCATTGCGTTCTTAGAGTCTCTTTGAAATCTGTTCTAATCTGTGGTATACTAATAAATGTAAAAATAAAAAATTCTAATACTTCATTATAGGAGAAATCATCATGAATCAAGCAACAAACGACGCAATCATCAAAGAACTTACTCGCGCTTACTGGTTGGAGTTGGAAACAACGATTAATTACCTCGCTATTTCTATTGATCTGGACGGCATCCGTGCTGAAGAGATCAAGAAGTCTCTGGCAACAGATATCCAAACCGAAATTACACATGCCCAGGAACTTGCCGCCCGTATCAAGGAGATAGATGGGCGAGTGCCCGGCTCGTTTGCCTTTAAACCGGAACAAGCCACGCTTCAACCACCAGAAGATTCAACGGATCTTGTGTCAGCGATCCACGGGGTCATTGAGGCGGAAAATGTCGCGATTGAACAATACAATAAGATTATTCGCCTGTGCGACGGGTTAGACTACGTCACCCAAGACCTCTGCATCAAACTCCTTGCTGACGAAGAAAAGCATCGTAGAGAGTTCAGAGGATTCCTCATGGAATACGAGCAGGATTAATTTTTCAGAATAGACTGAAAATAATAAACAACGGGCAATAATGCCCGTTGTTTTTTTAAGGTGGAATTTATGGAAATACCAATGCCTGCACAAAAAATGAAAATTACTGTTTCTCGAAAATAATCTTTTTGGCTTCAGAGACCGTCAGGGTAAGCGTATCTTCCTGCCTTGTGATAGTCGATTTGTTAATTGGAGCAAGGATCCAAAGTCTGAAACCTTCGCTGAAACTTTCGGCAAGTCGCTGTCTCCCTTCTTCTTCCGGCACTTCTTCTGGAAGATCAGCTAAAGTTGCAAAGAAACCTGGCGGCTTAGACTTTACACTTGTATCCGATTCCTTAAGAATAAACGAGAGGATCAAATCCGCAACCCTATAGGTCCCTGACCAGGTTCCAATCATCTCAATCGTGCCCAGAGGTATATCAGCGTCGTCCTTAAACACTATTTCTTGCCTAAAATTCCAAACCCATAAATTATCATCGGCAAAAGCACAGCGAAACTCTATAGTCTTTGTCTCTGCCTCTGCTACTCCCTCTTCGTCTTCAGTGTATTCAAAGAACTCTTCGGGAATTTTTCCGAAGATTGATACAACATCCCAAGAACCAAGCAATTTTTCCTTTGATACCGACGAAACAGACGGTTCACTTATCAATGTTTCAGGTCTTTCTTCTGTTAACTCTTCAGGTTCTTCCACATTGCTGCCACAACCACCCATGCCTAAAAGTATCATACCAACAAGCAGAATTGGGATAACAAAATTTTTCCAGATCATTTCTCCCCCAAACTTTGGATAGTCTTGTAGGTTGGGTTGAACGGAGACCTACTAAAAATCGCACACGGCACAATGTTTTCAGGAAAACAGAGAAACCCGAAATCACCAAAAACCGAGTGAAACCCAACGCATTATGATATCGACACCGTTTGGGATGCTGGGTTTCGCTACACCTATCTACCCGAAGGGTTCATTGAAGAACGGAACGCTATGT
This portion of the Candidatus Poribacteria bacterium genome encodes:
- a CDS encoding c-type cytochrome; amino-acid sequence: MKHFYSLLCLTLLVSIVLSACDSESPVAVESTPVFSTSELSGGETTVFDASSHAFSIPAPNLSAAALEKHLEGDVEFEAVFVTAPAVVNPGLGPIYNNVSCINCHSRDGRGRPPDADEGLVSLLFRLSLPKAEDSIDGKPPTPVPGFGTQLNNRAIVNADPEGKVKIEYTEQTLTTADGTRVHLRYPNYTVTQTYQPLPEDVEVSPRVAPAVFGLGLLEAIPEDAILAYADEADADGDGISGKPNHVWDVVQQRYTLGRFGWKANQPTLLQQVAAAYNDDMGITTSLFRVENSAGQSQLTEHSATPEVSDEILEVVTFYVQTLAVPARRNVDDPQVKQGEQLFAEAQCASCHIPTLRTGVLAGVPSVSNQTIHPYTDMLLHDMGPELADNRPDFHANGREWRTPPLWGIGLVKRVNGHTNFLHDGRARDLMEAILWHGGEAEASRRAVEQMSKTERDALIAFLESL
- a CDS encoding ferritin-like domain-containing protein encodes the protein MNQATNDAIIKELTRAYWLELETTINYLAISIDLDGIRAEEIKKSLATDIQTEITHAQELAARIKEIDGRVPGSFAFKPEQATLQPPEDSTDLVSAIHGVIEAENVAIEQYNKIIRLCDGLDYVTQDLCIKLLADEEKHRREFRGFLMEYEQD